In Nitrospirota bacterium, a single window of DNA contains:
- a CDS encoding peptidyl-prolyl cis-trans isomerase: MKTPWFFPLILILFIFLFIPLTSCKKKPEGPLSPMVAIVGGEPILLSELEQALTEFSKEIPLPPRGEALDNLKKDLLEQLIQTKVFLQESQKEKITLTKDDMDDLIKKNKADYSEQEFSEMLKSKGLTNERWIQRLTENYTIQKLEEKTTGHIEEPTPQEIKEYYDAHIEDYRLKAGVKIRQILLPNEKEANEVRQALLKGEDFAKMAAEKSVSPDKGLGGDVGVLTADQMPEGFEVTLTLPIGIISPVIKTSYGYHIFKVEERRKERVIPLTEENPKIKTLLFQEKRDKQFAKWAIELRNRTEIKIFSNILKASNL; encoded by the coding sequence ATGAAGACCCCATGGTTTTTCCCCCTCATCCTGATTCTTTTTATCTTTCTTTTTATCCCCTTAACCTCATGCAAGAAAAAACCGGAGGGTCCTCTATCTCCGATGGTCGCCATTGTCGGGGGAGAACCGATCCTATTATCCGAGCTGGAGCAGGCCCTTACAGAATTTAGCAAAGAAATCCCCTTGCCCCCCAGGGGAGAAGCGCTGGATAACTTGAAAAAAGACCTCTTGGAACAATTGATCCAGACCAAAGTCTTCCTTCAGGAATCCCAAAAAGAAAAAATCACCCTTACAAAAGACGACATGGACGATCTGATCAAAAAAAATAAAGCCGATTATTCCGAACAGGAATTCAGCGAAATGCTAAAATCCAAAGGGCTGACTAACGAAAGATGGATTCAACGCCTTACCGAAAATTATACGATTCAAAAATTGGAGGAGAAAACCACCGGTCATATCGAAGAACCGACGCCGCAGGAAATAAAAGAATATTATGACGCGCATATCGAGGACTACAGATTAAAAGCAGGTGTCAAGATACGCCAAATTCTTCTTCCCAATGAAAAGGAAGCCAACGAAGTCCGTCAGGCCCTTCTCAAAGGAGAAGACTTTGCCAAAATGGCCGCTGAAAAATCGGTGAGCCCGGATAAAGGCCTTGGAGGTGATGTCGGGGTTTTAACCGCAGATCAAATGCCTGAAGGGTTTGAGGTGACCCTGACTCTCCCGATAGGAATCATAAGCCCTGTCATTAAAACTTCCTATGGCTACCATATTTTTAAGGTGGAGGAAAGACGAAAGGAGAGAGTCATTCCCTTAACTGAAGAAAACCCTAAAATTAAAACCCTCCTTTTTCAGGAAAAAAGGGACAAACAATTTGCAAAATGGGCCATCGAATTGCGAAACAGAACCGAAATCAAGATATTTTCTAACATTCTAAAGGCTTCTAATCTATGA